Proteins found in one Toxotes jaculatrix isolate fToxJac2 chromosome 18, fToxJac2.pri, whole genome shotgun sequence genomic segment:
- the dnaja3a gene encoding dnaJ heat shock protein family (Hsp40) member A3a, whose translation MMASSAARCSSRWITVIVSSGQRRAAGAVVCTGNGGVRSISTVGAEKQWRGGSLMCGGAGKALTLRGLSGLKSPHAVCTLSFHTSAPASSKQDFYQVLGVPRTATQKEIKKAYYQMAKKYHPDTNKDDPQAKEKFAQLAEAYEVLSDETKRRQYDTYGSAGFDAGQAGGGQQYWSGQAGSVDPEELFRKIFGEFSGGRGFGDFNAIFDQPQEYIMELTFTQAAKGVNKEISIKMDTACQRCDGKGHEPGTKVQHCHYCNGSGMETVNTGPFVMRSTCRRCGGKGTVISTPCNSCRGTGQTKQRQTVMVPVPAGVEDGQTVRMPVGKKEIFITFRVQKSPVFRRDGADLHSDLYVSVAQAILGGTARTPGLYETLNLSIPAGIQTDQRIRLAGKGIARVSGYGFGDHYVHVKIKIPKTLTDRQRTLLMSYAEDETEVEGTVNGVTATTTGKRSWN comes from the exons ATGATGGCGTCCTCGGCAGCTCGCTGTTCCTCACGCTGGATTACAGTCATCGTGTCCTCTGGACAGCGCCGGGCCGCCGGTGCTGTTGTCTGCACTGGGAATGGGGGAGTCCGGAGTATTTCTACAGTGGGAGCTGAAAAACAGTGGCGAGGAGGGAGCCTGATGTGCGGCGGAGCAGGGAAAGCGTTGACATTGAGAGGGCTGTCAG gtCTCAAATCCCCCCATGCTGTCTGCACACTGTCCTTTCACACAAGTGCCCCTGCTAGCAGTAAGCAGGACTTCTACCAGGTCCTTGGGGTACCTCGCACAGCAACCCAGAAAGAGATCAAGAAAGCCTACTACCAG ATGGCGAAAAAGTACCACCCTGACACCAACAAAGATGACCCACAAGCTAAGGAAAAATTTGCTCAGCTGGCTGAAGCTTATGAG gtCCTTAGTGACGAAACAAAGAGGAGGCAGTATGACACGTATGGCTCAGCGGGCTTTGACGCTGGCCAGGCTGGTGGAGGGCAGCAGTACTGGTCTGGACAGGCAGGCAGCGTGGACCCAGAGGAACTCTTCCGCAAGATCTTTGGGGAATTTTCAGGAGGACGCGGGTTTGGAGATTTCAATGCCATATTTGATCAGCCACAGGAG TACATCATGGAGCTGACGTTCACTCAGGCAGCAAAAGGAGTCAACAAAGAGATATCTATTAAAATGGACACAGCCTGTCAGCGCTGTGATGGTAAGGGCCACGAGCCAGGCACTAAAGTCCAGCACTGCCACTACTGCAACGGTTCCGGCATG GAGACGGTGAATACAGGCCCATTTGTGATGCGTTCTACATGCCGTCGCTGTGGCGGCAAAGGCACAGTCATTTCCACCCCCTGTAACTCTTGCCGTGGGACAGGACAGACCAAGCAGAGACAGACTGTGATGGTTCCTGTGCCTGCAG GTGTGGAGGATGGTCAGACAGTCAGAATGCCTGTCGGTAAGAAGGAGATCTTCATCACGTTCAGA GTCCAAAAAAGTCCAGTGTTCAGGAGGGACGGTGCAGATCTCCACTCTGACCTTTACGTTTCTGTGGCACAAGCCATCTTGGGAGGCACAGCCAGAACACCAGGCCTTTATGAAACACTCAACTTATCA ATTCCTGCAGGCATCCAGACAGACCAGAGGATCCGACTTGCAGGGAAGGGAATCGCTCGTGTCAGTGGCTATGGCTTTGGAGACCACTACGtccatgtcaaaataaaaatacccaA aacactgacagacagacagagaactcTGCTAATGAGCTATGCTGAGGATGAGACGGAAGTGGAGGGGACAGTGAACGGCGTCACTGCCACCACCACAG GTAAAAGATCCTGGAATTGA